In Deinococcus maricopensis DSM 21211, one genomic interval encodes:
- a CDS encoding PAS domain-containing protein, with protein sequence MSVLFEKAALDRLSLMIDGVVWQGDPATGSSTYVSEKITALLGYTPQQWMSNPHFWESSIHPDDRAQTLADLERFTRTGEPFALEYRACRADGRVVWLRDVTTPLVEDGRLVALGGVMLDITAQKQAEAGLRAARDRFEKVFAASPVGIALTGLYSGRVMDANDAFLDIIGLPRDAFVGSTNDTLNPWMDLSDRERLVRAIQAGPVREFEARLRHVPTGEARDVLMSTEALELEGEEVILILTQDVTERRRAEAAAQANEQRFRAMVQHSSDLLTIVTRGGYLKYASPSLQTLLGYEQDALIGRNVMEFIHPDDQAAARTAFMPVAEGETGATGQHASRYRQRNGEYCWMEWVATNHILDPHVGGIVMNSRDVTARMAAEEAVKASERRFRTLVHNSSDIITIINRGGFITYTSPSVHALLGQGGPWDVGAKVLDFMHPDEHDEIRAVFAQVVAGGAGATARNTNRFLHADGTYRSVEWEITNHVDNPDVRGIVMNSRDVTARLEAEAALRASERRFRTLVQNSSDIVTIVNRGGYVTYISPPVETLLGHVGSWMIGTDVLEFMHPDEHDEIRSAFTRVVEGGPGTTARMTNRFLHDNGTYRWMEWVATNHLHDPDVRGVVMNTRDVSERKAIEDALEESRRTFEVLFDESPDSIMLVAFDGDMPIVNCNEVAARMKGYAREELIGQSTYIALPNRDELLADPHANDAFRAQVRAEGRLHFESDLVRKDGSIFPVDIHLVLLNLGGREMLLSVERDITERRATDAALRASQARLLASEKLAGLGRLTAGLAHEINTPLASTLNELHEAARLAQEYRDSIGAPGVNDDDHREIASELAAAVDAATRNTTRIGDFIRKMRSHTRDTVTGRQTFDAVKSVNDTLTMLAHEARSANVSLLFEQPRDAVQLTGEPGRFTQVITNLVVNAIHACSSGASVTVRFGTHEGVPTVEVQDTGSGIAPDVLPRIFEPMFTTKDVGQGTGLGLSIIHDIVTGHFGGDIHVTTTLGAGTTFTVHFPEAAPPA encoded by the coding sequence GTGAGCGTCCTTTTCGAGAAGGCCGCGCTGGACCGGCTGTCCCTCATGATCGACGGGGTCGTGTGGCAGGGCGATCCGGCGACGGGCAGCAGCACGTACGTGTCCGAGAAGATTACGGCGCTCCTGGGGTACACGCCGCAGCAGTGGATGAGCAACCCGCACTTCTGGGAGAGCAGCATCCACCCGGACGACCGCGCGCAGACGCTCGCGGACCTGGAGCGCTTCACGCGGACCGGTGAGCCGTTCGCGCTGGAGTACCGCGCGTGCCGTGCGGACGGGCGGGTCGTGTGGCTGCGGGACGTGACCACTCCGCTCGTCGAGGATGGGCGGCTGGTCGCGCTGGGCGGAGTGATGCTGGACATCACGGCGCAGAAGCAGGCCGAAGCGGGCCTGCGGGCCGCGCGGGACCGCTTCGAGAAGGTGTTCGCCGCCAGCCCCGTCGGGATTGCCCTGACCGGCTTGTACAGCGGCCGCGTGATGGACGCCAACGACGCGTTCCTCGACATCATCGGCCTGCCGCGCGACGCGTTCGTGGGCAGCACCAACGACACCCTGAACCCGTGGATGGACCTGAGTGACCGTGAGCGGCTGGTCCGCGCCATTCAGGCGGGCCCGGTGCGGGAGTTCGAGGCGCGCCTGCGGCACGTCCCGACAGGCGAAGCGCGGGACGTGCTGATGTCTACGGAGGCGCTGGAACTGGAAGGCGAGGAAGTCATCCTGATCCTCACGCAGGACGTCACGGAACGCAGACGCGCCGAGGCGGCCGCGCAGGCCAACGAGCAGCGGTTCCGGGCGATGGTGCAGCACAGCAGCGACCTGCTGACCATCGTGACGCGCGGCGGGTACCTCAAGTACGCGAGCCCGTCCCTGCAGACGCTGCTCGGCTACGAGCAGGACGCCCTGATCGGCCGCAACGTCATGGAGTTCATCCACCCGGACGATCAGGCGGCTGCGCGGACGGCATTCATGCCCGTGGCGGAAGGGGAGACGGGCGCCACGGGGCAGCACGCGAGCCGGTACCGGCAGCGGAACGGCGAGTACTGCTGGATGGAGTGGGTCGCCACCAACCACATCCTCGACCCGCACGTGGGCGGCATCGTCATGAATTCCCGCGACGTGACCGCGCGCATGGCTGCCGAGGAGGCCGTGAAGGCCAGCGAGCGGCGGTTCCGCACGCTCGTGCACAACAGCAGTGACATCATCACCATCATCAACCGGGGCGGGTTCATCACGTACACCAGCCCGTCCGTGCACGCGCTGCTCGGTCAGGGAGGCCCGTGGGACGTGGGCGCGAAGGTGCTGGACTTCATGCATCCCGACGAGCACGACGAGATCCGCGCGGTGTTCGCGCAGGTCGTGGCGGGCGGGGCCGGCGCGACCGCCCGCAACACCAACCGGTTCCTGCATGCCGACGGCACGTACCGCTCGGTGGAGTGGGAAATCACCAACCACGTCGACAACCCGGACGTGCGCGGCATCGTCATGAACTCCCGCGACGTGACCGCCCGTCTCGAAGCCGAGGCGGCACTGCGGGCCAGCGAGCGGCGGTTCCGCACGCTCGTGCAGAACAGCAGCGACATTGTCACCATCGTGAACCGCGGCGGGTACGTGACGTACATCAGCCCGCCGGTGGAGACGCTGCTGGGCCACGTCGGCTCGTGGATGATCGGCACCGACGTGCTGGAGTTCATGCACCCCGACGAACATGACGAGATCCGCAGCGCGTTCACGCGCGTCGTCGAGGGCGGGCCGGGCACGACCGCCCGCATGACCAACCGCTTCCTGCACGACAACGGCACGTACCGCTGGATGGAGTGGGTGGCCACGAACCACCTGCACGACCCGGACGTGCGCGGCGTCGTCATGAACACCCGCGACGTCAGCGAACGCAAAGCCATCGAGGACGCGCTTGAGGAGAGCCGCCGCACGTTCGAGGTGCTGTTCGATGAATCCCCGGACTCGATCATGCTCGTCGCGTTCGACGGCGACATGCCCATCGTGAACTGCAACGAGGTGGCCGCGCGCATGAAAGGCTACGCGCGCGAGGAACTTATCGGGCAGAGCACGTACATCGCCCTGCCGAACCGCGACGAACTCCTCGCGGACCCTCACGCGAACGACGCCTTCCGCGCGCAGGTGCGCGCGGAAGGCCGCCTGCACTTCGAGTCGGACCTCGTCCGCAAGGACGGCAGTATCTTCCCGGTGGACATTCACCTCGTGCTGCTCAACCTCGGCGGGCGCGAGATGCTGCTCAGCGTCGAGCGTGACATCACCGAACGCCGCGCGACCGACGCGGCCCTCCGCGCGAGTCAGGCGCGCCTGCTCGCCAGCGAGAAACTCGCGGGCCTCGGGCGGCTCACGGCGGGCCTCGCGCACGAAATCAACACGCCGCTCGCCAGCACCCTGAACGAACTGCACGAAGCGGCGCGGCTCGCGCAGGAGTACCGCGACTCCATCGGCGCGCCCGGCGTGAACGACGACGACCACCGCGAGATCGCGTCGGAACTCGCGGCGGCGGTGGACGCCGCGACGCGCAACACCACCCGCATCGGCGACTTCATCCGCAAGATGCGAAGCCACACCCGCGACACCGTCACCGGCCGGCAGACGTTCGACGCCGTGAAGAGCGTGAACGACACCCTGACGATGCTCGCCCACGAGGCGCGCAGCGCGAACGTCAGCCTGCTGTTCGAGCAGCCGCGCGACGCCGTGCAGCTCACGGGCGAACCGGGGCGGTTCACGCAGGTGATCACGAACCTCGTCGTGAACGCCATTCACGCGTGCAGCTCAGGCGCGAGCGTCACCGTCCGCTTCGGCACGCACGAGGGCGTGCCGACCGTGGAGGTGCAGGACACCGGGAGCGGCATCGCGCCGGACGTCCTCCCGCGCATTTTCGAGCCGATGTTCACGACCAAGGACGTCGGCCAGGGCACGGGTCTGGGGTTGAGCATCATCCACGACATCGTCACCGGGCATTTCGGCGGTGACATTCACGTCACCACGACGCTGGGCGCGGGCACGACCTTCACCGTCCACTTCCCCGAGGCGGCGCCGCCCGCCTGA
- a CDS encoding response regulator, whose product MQDWKPQPPRVPQVLLVEDHASDAFLLQAAFEEAGVTVTLHVVRDGEEALAFVRRAAPFTAAPTPDLMLLDLNLPRVGGLSVLEVIKADAETRSIPVVVLSTSNARVDIEGAYAREAEAYQVKPRTFSELIAFVQRLQHGQDDVPGLSSPEPWLGD is encoded by the coding sequence ATGCAGGACTGGAAACCCCAACCCCCCCGGGTGCCGCAGGTGCTGTTGGTCGAGGACCACGCCAGTGACGCGTTCCTGCTGCAGGCGGCGTTCGAAGAGGCCGGCGTGACCGTCACGCTGCATGTCGTGCGGGACGGCGAGGAAGCCCTCGCGTTCGTGCGCCGCGCCGCGCCGTTCACGGCCGCGCCCACCCCGGACCTGATGCTGCTGGACCTCAACCTCCCCCGGGTCGGCGGGCTGTCCGTGCTGGAGGTCATCAAAGCGGACGCGGAGACGCGTTCCATTCCGGTGGTGGTGCTCAGCACCTCAAATGCCCGCGTGGACATCGAAGGCGCGTACGCCCGCGAAGCGGAAGCGTACCAGGTGAAGCCGAGGACCTTCTCGGAACTGATCGCGTTCGTGCAGCGCCTCCAGCACGGACAGGACGACGTGCCCGGCCTGTCCTCCCCGGAACCCTGGCTGGGCGACTGA
- a CDS encoding PAS domain-containing protein, with translation MPPTPPSSPSTHAILDAVDVPVLAGEPDGTITHLNAAARTHLRALGLTVDVGDRAPAVLQDPHVQHWWVQWPDGPTSARLTRLPFRAHLQPLPDGWVLTLHPQRNTQDQAVFAEVMEQAPVGFILLDVPSGRVLHYNAQAEAILGHPVLPGDGVDAYSLYGAVHADGTPYRAHEYPSARAVQHAEAVRDEPLRYRRPDGQLIHLRVSSARVLDSDGVARVAVTLFYDVTEKVRARERLAATADHARRLFESLPQIVWVLDEHGAVLHFNARWAERTGLNVHPDGLSWMEALHPDDQAAAAAARREGFAQQQAYQVDVRFRTRDGAYRWHHCQVTPTPPMAGSPVRWVGTALDIHDRWVAEKRNQLLRDLALDLAAAHTIDAVHEVIRVNGRTGGVHATLHLHPDAPAHPPKADPERHVTDVRLPLVLGAETLGVLHIDFLGTRVLDARRVDFLQSVAAQCAQALVRVRAADAERAARQAFERAAALLHTSLDRAPVGFALLDTDLRYLNINPAMAAFNGLAVDAHLGRTVHDIIPDLAPQIRGLLEQVLAHNAPILDVPLTSQTPDAPGQTRHWRGHYYPVRLPNGDLIGLGALVTETTTLIRAEQQVRASAAQYRSLIDNFPGGAAILFDHDLRYVLVGGVGLTDIGLDPRAMEGRTLRELFPRDVADQLEGPYRGALQGERHTLEFRYGTRIYLCRVAPVRDEDGAVLAGLLISQDITDLKTAQAQMHRVNAQLEGLVERRTQDLQALHTELQSYTRAISQELFEPTRRIGSFLELLQRRLGPHLDDRGAQYFTLLKAEATRARELVQDLVHLAGVEQRPLRLETVPLDVLVAQVRSDLEPKLQVQQLTWDVQHLPVVRGDTLMLREALTSLLWNAVQVAASATPPEVHVRAETVGDAVRLHIQDNGVGMNAENVEALFDVRARPLTDAAPLGLANVRRIIQRHGGRVWAQSRVGAGTVVTVELPAGT, from the coding sequence GTGCCCCCCACACCTCCATCATCGCCGTCAACGCACGCCATTCTGGACGCGGTGGATGTGCCCGTCCTTGCGGGCGAACCCGACGGGACGATCACCCACCTGAATGCCGCCGCGCGCACGCACCTCCGCGCGCTCGGCCTGACCGTGGACGTGGGGGACCGGGCGCCGGCGGTCCTGCAGGACCCGCACGTGCAGCACTGGTGGGTGCAGTGGCCGGACGGCCCCACCAGCGCGCGGCTCACGCGCCTGCCGTTCCGCGCGCACCTGCAGCCTCTCCCTGACGGTTGGGTGCTCACGCTGCACCCCCAGCGGAACACGCAGGATCAGGCGGTGTTCGCGGAAGTGATGGAACAGGCGCCCGTCGGGTTCATTCTGCTGGACGTGCCGTCCGGGCGGGTCCTGCACTACAACGCGCAGGCGGAAGCCATCCTGGGCCACCCGGTCCTCCCGGGCGACGGCGTGGACGCCTACAGCCTGTACGGCGCTGTGCACGCCGACGGCACGCCGTACCGCGCGCACGAGTACCCCAGTGCGCGCGCCGTGCAGCACGCTGAAGCCGTCCGGGACGAGCCGCTCCGGTACCGCCGACCGGACGGGCAGCTCATTCACCTGCGCGTCAGCTCCGCGCGCGTCCTTGACAGTGACGGCGTCGCCCGCGTCGCCGTCACGCTCTTCTACGACGTGACCGAAAAGGTCCGCGCCCGGGAGCGCCTCGCCGCCACCGCCGACCACGCGCGCCGACTGTTCGAGTCGCTCCCGCAGATCGTATGGGTGCTCGACGAGCACGGCGCGGTCCTCCACTTCAACGCCCGCTGGGCCGAACGTACCGGCCTGAACGTCCACCCGGACGGCCTCAGCTGGATGGAAGCCCTCCACCCGGACGACCAGGCCGCCGCCGCCGCCGCGCGCCGCGAAGGGTTCGCGCAGCAGCAGGCGTACCAGGTGGACGTGCGCTTCCGCACCCGGGACGGCGCGTACCGCTGGCACCACTGCCAGGTGACGCCCACCCCCCCCATGGCGGGCTCCCCCGTCCGCTGGGTGGGCACAGCGCTGGACATCCACGACCGCTGGGTCGCCGAGAAACGCAACCAGCTCCTGCGGGACCTCGCCCTCGACCTGGCTGCGGCGCACACCATCGACGCCGTCCACGAGGTCATCCGCGTGAACGGCCGTACAGGCGGCGTCCACGCGACCCTCCACCTGCACCCGGACGCGCCAGCGCACCCCCCCAAGGCGGACCCGGAGCGGCACGTGACAGACGTGCGCCTGCCGCTCGTCCTGGGCGCGGAGACGCTCGGCGTCCTGCACATCGACTTCCTCGGCACCCGCGTACTCGACGCCCGCCGGGTGGATTTCCTGCAGTCGGTGGCGGCGCAGTGCGCGCAGGCGCTCGTGCGCGTACGCGCCGCCGACGCCGAACGCGCCGCCCGCCAGGCGTTCGAGCGGGCGGCCGCGCTGCTCCACACCTCCCTGGACCGCGCGCCCGTCGGCTTCGCGCTGCTCGACACGGACCTGCGCTACCTGAACATCAACCCCGCCATGGCCGCGTTCAACGGCCTCGCCGTGGACGCCCACCTGGGCCGCACCGTCCACGACATCATCCCCGACCTGGCACCGCAGATCAGGGGCCTGCTCGAGCAGGTCCTCGCCCACAACGCGCCCATACTGGACGTCCCCCTGACCAGCCAGACCCCCGACGCGCCCGGCCAGACGCGGCACTGGCGCGGCCACTACTACCCGGTGCGCCTCCCGAACGGCGACCTGATCGGCCTGGGCGCCCTCGTCACCGAAACGACCACCCTCATCCGCGCCGAACAGCAGGTGCGCGCCAGCGCCGCGCAGTACCGCAGCCTGATCGACAACTTCCCCGGCGGCGCGGCCATCCTGTTCGACCACGACCTCCGCTACGTGCTGGTCGGCGGCGTCGGCCTCACGGACATCGGCCTTGACCCGCGCGCCATGGAAGGCCGCACCCTGCGCGAGCTGTTCCCCCGGGACGTCGCCGATCAGCTGGAAGGCCCGTACCGGGGCGCCCTTCAGGGGGAACGGCACACGCTGGAATTCCGGTACGGCACCAGAATCTACCTGTGCCGCGTGGCGCCCGTCCGCGATGAGGACGGCGCCGTCCTGGCGGGCCTGCTCATCTCGCAGGACATCACGGACCTCAAAACCGCGCAGGCCCAGATGCACCGCGTCAACGCGCAGCTCGAAGGACTCGTGGAGCGGCGCACGCAGGACCTGCAGGCGCTCCACACGGAACTGCAGTCGTACACGCGCGCTATCTCGCAGGAGCTGTTCGAGCCGACACGCCGCATCGGCAGCTTCCTGGAACTGCTGCAACGCCGCCTCGGCCCGCACCTCGACGACCGCGGCGCGCAGTACTTCACGCTGCTCAAGGCCGAAGCCACCCGCGCGCGCGAACTGGTGCAGGACCTCGTGCACCTCGCAGGCGTCGAGCAGCGCCCCCTGCGGCTCGAAACGGTCCCGCTGGACGTACTCGTCGCGCAGGTCCGCTCGGACCTCGAACCGAAACTGCAGGTGCAGCAGCTCACCTGGGACGTCCAGCACCTCCCCGTGGTGCGCGGCGACACGCTGATGCTCCGCGAAGCGCTCACCAGCCTCCTATGGAACGCCGTGCAGGTCGCCGCGAGCGCCACGCCCCCCGAAGTGCACGTGCGCGCCGAAACCGTCGGGGACGCCGTGCGCCTGCACATTCAGGACAACGGCGTCGGCATGAACGCCGAGAACGTCGAGGCGCTCTTCGACGTGCGCGCCCGCCCCCTCACGGACGCCGCGCCGCTCGGCCTCGCCAACGTACGCCGCATCATCCAGCGGCACGGCGGACGCGTGTGGGCGCAAAGCCGCGTGGGCGCCGGAACCGTCGTGACCGTCGAACTCCCCGCAGGAACGTGA
- a CDS encoding amidase — translation MDPTTFTVSALHAALTARQVTAVQVVQAHLERLARLNGHLNAVVALNDRALDDAHAVDARRTGGAQLRLLEGVPVVIKDTIDVAGLPTTMGWAPLSAPAGGVALVPDVDAPVVARLRAAGAIVLGKTNVPAFAYDPTRTDTSWAGRTRNAVQPHLAPGASSAGTATAVAAGFALLGLAEETAGSILNPAGAQALVGVKPTFGRVPGEGVVPLAGSTRDVVGPHARTVRDAATALDVLMGAPHAAQTLALGGLRGRRLGLYGPGWKAAPLSEETQRLYARAQDHLRTLGAVLVPDPFRGSGLVDLGRTYPTTVGFESVAADLHRYLARYGPGAPVRSLPALRRLGDPFGPGGVLEDLHDRVAASLADPDAPPDLTAFRAARAAYVRVMGAVMDAHALDALVFPQRTADLPPLNGEADIEATTVSEVNIAGWPAVTAPAGAHASGAPFALVWVGRARTEAALLRLAYAYEQSGPPG, via the coding sequence ATGGACCCCACCACCTTCACGGTTTCCGCCCTGCACGCGGCCCTGACGGCGCGGCAGGTCACGGCCGTGCAGGTCGTCCAGGCGCACCTCGAACGCCTGGCCCGCCTGAACGGCCACCTGAACGCCGTGGTGGCCCTGAACGACCGCGCCCTCGACGACGCCCACGCCGTGGACGCGCGCCGGACGGGCGGCGCGCAGTTGCGGCTCCTGGAGGGCGTGCCCGTCGTCATCAAGGACACCATCGACGTGGCCGGCCTGCCGACCACCATGGGGTGGGCGCCGCTCAGCGCGCCGGCCGGCGGCGTGGCGCTCGTGCCGGACGTGGACGCTCCGGTCGTCGCGCGGCTGCGCGCGGCGGGCGCCATCGTGCTGGGCAAGACGAACGTGCCCGCGTTCGCGTACGACCCGACCCGGACGGACACCAGCTGGGCCGGACGGACGCGCAACGCCGTGCAGCCGCACCTCGCGCCGGGCGCGAGCAGCGCAGGCACAGCCACCGCCGTCGCCGCCGGGTTCGCGCTGCTCGGCCTGGCGGAGGAAACAGCCGGGTCGATCCTGAACCCGGCCGGCGCGCAGGCGCTCGTCGGCGTGAAACCCACGTTCGGGCGCGTGCCGGGCGAGGGCGTCGTCCCCCTGGCGGGCAGCACCCGCGATGTGGTCGGCCCGCACGCCCGCACCGTCCGCGACGCCGCCACCGCCCTCGACGTCCTCATGGGCGCGCCGCACGCCGCGCAGACCCTCGCGCTCGGCGGCCTGCGCGGGCGCCGGCTGGGGCTGTACGGCCCCGGCTGGAAGGCCGCCCCGCTCAGCGAGGAAACGCAGCGCCTGTACGCCCGCGCGCAGGACCACCTGCGGACCCTCGGGGCGGTACTGGTCCCCGACCCGTTCCGCGGCTCGGGCCTCGTGGACCTCGGGCGCACGTACCCCACCACAGTCGGGTTCGAATCGGTCGCAGCCGACCTGCACCGGTACCTCGCGCGGTACGGCCCGGGCGCGCCCGTCCGTTCCCTGCCTGCCCTGCGTCGGCTCGGGGACCCGTTCGGGCCGGGCGGCGTGCTGGAAGACCTACACGACCGGGTCGCCGCGTCCCTCGCGGACCCGGACGCCCCGCCGGACCTCACGGCCTTCCGGGCTGCGCGCGCCGCGTACGTGCGCGTCATGGGGGCCGTGATGGACGCGCACGCCCTGGACGCGCTGGTGTTCCCGCAGCGCACCGCGGACCTCCCCCCCCTGAACGGGGAGGCGGACATCGAGGCGACGACCGTCTCCGAAGTGAATATTGCGGGCTGGCCGGCCGTGACCGCCCCAGCCGGCGCGCACGCGAGCGGTGCACCGTTCGCGCTCGTGTGGGTGGGCCGGGCGCGGACCGAGGCGGCGCTGCTGCGCCTGGCGTACGCCTACGAGCAGAGCGGCCCGCCAGGCTGA
- a CDS encoding family 1 glycosylhydrolase — MSRTPPSDRPLELWIGVECTFNRVHDRYLNQLTVCGHDERHDDLDLLAQLGARRIRYPVLWEQVAPDHPDDLHWDWTDQRLATLRARQLEPIATLLHHGSGPQYTDMLDPAFPEKLAAYARKVAERYPWLTAYTPVNEPLTTARFSGLYGVWYPHHTSDESFIRMLLNECRGTVLAMRAIREVQPNAELVQTDDLGKAHATPAMQHEADFQNERRWLAYDLLCGRVDQTHPLWPYLLNSGATPQELQWFRANPCPPDIVGVDYYVTSERFLDERTDRYRGYHQVGPTHADVEAVRVYHNTAGIEQLLREVWARYELPVAITEAHLGSTREEQMRWFEQFWKAAQQVRAEGADIRAVTSWAILGSFDWNTLHTDLKGYYEPGAFDVRSCTPRPTALARVLQARAANTEPEHPVLNAPGFWERADRFFYPPVGDAPATTRPAGTARPLLILGGGRLGRTVQRLCAERGLSARLLRSSDVDLADASAVQHLLTDLRPWAVVNAAGYGGIDEAEVHHEAFWRHTAVGLAVLARACEANGVHLLTFSSDQVFGGDRTSPYQEHDAAHPVNRYGRARREAEWQVLAYHPGTLVVRSSAALFGASGRQDLLGMALRTLRAGGTLFMDDQHRFSPTYLPDLVHTSLDLLIDGERGTWHLTNAGETSWADLTRMLADATGAPADAVQAVPTEQLGWVAPRPRYSAMSSGRGNLMPKLSHALERYLANASD; from the coding sequence ATGAGCCGCACCCCGCCGAGCGACCGACCGCTCGAACTGTGGATCGGCGTGGAATGCACCTTCAACCGCGTCCACGACCGCTACCTCAACCAGCTGACCGTCTGCGGTCACGACGAACGCCATGACGACCTCGACCTGCTCGCGCAGCTCGGCGCGCGCCGCATCCGCTACCCCGTCCTGTGGGAGCAGGTCGCCCCGGACCACCCCGACGACCTCCACTGGGACTGGACCGACCAGCGCCTCGCCACGCTCCGCGCACGCCAGCTTGAGCCGATCGCCACGCTGCTGCACCACGGCAGCGGCCCCCAGTACACCGACATGCTCGACCCGGCATTCCCGGAGAAACTCGCCGCGTACGCCCGCAAGGTCGCCGAGCGCTACCCGTGGCTGACCGCGTACACGCCCGTGAACGAGCCGCTCACCACCGCGCGCTTCAGCGGCCTGTACGGCGTGTGGTACCCGCACCACACCAGCGACGAGAGCTTCATTCGCATGCTGCTCAACGAATGCCGCGGCACCGTCCTCGCCATGCGCGCCATCCGCGAGGTCCAGCCGAACGCGGAACTCGTCCAGACCGACGACCTCGGCAAGGCGCACGCCACGCCCGCCATGCAGCACGAAGCGGACTTCCAGAACGAGCGGCGCTGGCTCGCGTACGACCTGCTGTGTGGCCGCGTGGACCAGACGCACCCTCTGTGGCCGTACCTCCTGAACTCTGGCGCGACGCCGCAGGAACTGCAGTGGTTCCGGGCGAACCCGTGCCCGCCGGACATCGTCGGCGTGGACTACTACGTGACGAGCGAACGCTTTCTGGACGAGCGCACCGACCGCTACCGCGGGTACCATCAGGTCGGCCCGACCCACGCGGACGTGGAAGCCGTCCGCGTGTACCACAACACCGCCGGCATCGAGCAGTTGCTGCGCGAGGTGTGGGCCCGCTACGAACTGCCCGTGGCGATCACCGAAGCGCACCTTGGCAGCACCCGCGAGGAGCAGATGCGCTGGTTCGAGCAGTTCTGGAAGGCCGCGCAGCAGGTCCGCGCCGAAGGGGCCGACATCCGCGCCGTCACGTCCTGGGCGATTCTGGGCAGCTTCGACTGGAACACCCTGCACACCGACCTGAAGGGCTACTACGAGCCGGGCGCGTTCGACGTGCGCTCCTGCACGCCCCGCCCCACCGCCCTCGCGCGGGTCCTGCAGGCCCGCGCCGCGAACACCGAACCCGAGCATCCCGTCCTGAACGCGCCCGGATTCTGGGAGCGCGCGGACCGCTTCTTCTACCCGCCCGTCGGTGACGCCCCCGCCACCACGCGCCCAGCGGGAACGGCGCGCCCCCTCCTGATCCTCGGGGGCGGCCGCCTCGGGCGGACGGTGCAGCGCCTCTGCGCGGAGCGCGGCCTGAGCGCGCGCCTGCTGCGCAGCAGCGACGTGGACCTCGCCGACGCGTCGGCCGTGCAGCACCTCCTGACGGACCTGCGCCCGTGGGCGGTCGTGAACGCCGCCGGGTACGGCGGCATCGACGAGGCGGAAGTGCACCACGAGGCGTTCTGGCGGCACACCGCCGTGGGCCTCGCCGTCCTCGCCCGCGCGTGCGAGGCGAACGGCGTGCACCTGCTGACGTTCTCGTCCGACCAGGTGTTCGGCGGGGACCGCACCAGCCCCTACCAGGAGCACGACGCCGCGCACCCCGTGAACCGCTACGGGCGCGCCCGCAGGGAAGCGGAATGGCAGGTGCTCGCGTACCACCCGGGCACGCTGGTGGTGCGCAGCAGCGCCGCGCTGTTCGGCGCGAGCGGACGTCAGGACCTGCTCGGCATGGCCCTGCGCACCCTGCGCGCCGGCGGGACGCTGTTCATGGACGACCAGCACCGCTTCTCGCCGACGTACCTGCCGGACCTCGTGCACACCAGCCTGGACCTGCTGATCGACGGGGAGCGCGGCACGTGGCACCTGACGAACGCGGGCGAGACCAGCTGGGCGGACCTGACGCGCATGCTCGCCGACGCGACGGGCGCGCCCGCCGACGCGGTTCAGGCCGTCCCGACCGAGCAGCTCGGGTGGGTGGCGCCCCGGCCACGCTACAGCGCCATGAGCAGCGGGCGCGGCAACCTGATGCCGAAACTCAGCCACGCGCTGGAACGCTACCTCGCCAACGCCAGCGACTGA
- a CDS encoding DUF305 domain-containing protein: MNVRLFLVGLTALALVGAPARAQMDHSMHTATPDTAPLSRLSGKAFDRAYLSMMVAHHQGALAMTRAVQARLTDPQVKSWAAAILREQTREIDSMNAWLRTLGGADTNAQRLMAGSMQGMTARLSAAGNADQAFVTQMLPHHASAVDMANLALQKSSDARVLKLSRSIIRAQADEMYAFRLWRAPRR; the protein is encoded by the coding sequence ATGAACGTCCGCCTTTTCCTGGTCGGCCTCACGGCCCTGGCCCTCGTCGGCGCGCCCGCGCGCGCACAGATGGACCACAGCATGCACACCGCCACGCCGGACACCGCGCCGCTCTCCCGCTTGAGTGGCAAGGCCTTCGACCGCGCGTACCTCTCCATGATGGTCGCCCACCACCAGGGCGCCCTCGCCATGACGCGCGCGGTTCAGGCCCGCCTGACGGACCCGCAGGTCAAGAGCTGGGCGGCCGCCATCCTGCGCGAGCAGACGCGCGAGATCGACAGCATGAACGCCTGGCTCCGGACGCTGGGCGGCGCGGACACGAACGCGCAGCGCCTCATGGCGGGCAGCATGCAGGGCATGACGGCCCGCCTGAGCGCCGCCGGGAACGCCGACCAGGCGTTCGTGACGCAGATGCTGCCGCACCACGCGTCCGCGGTGGACATGGCGAACCTCGCCCTGCAGAAGAGCAGCGACGCGCGCGTCCTGAAGCTCTCGCGCAGCATCATCCGGGCGCAGGCGGACGAAATGTACGCCTTCAGGCTGTGGCGGGCGCCGCGCCGCTGA